The following proteins come from a genomic window of Neptunomonas concharum:
- a CDS encoding protein phosphatase CheZ, which produces MSEIDFSLGLDGLEVLLQDKARELVSVLDTGDVAAGLNIISDLQQVKHRAFYNEVGYLTRGLHEAIKSFSSDVAIKNDPNEEAIQGMADASERLAYVIEVTEKTSHETMDRVDKSLALVDKMDEQSERFKDLLSLVGQLEAEFEGLRGVYDRTCQLKEESEKTVADMRSELTEILVAQSYQDITGQLIRRVITLVTQVESSLVQLMDMAAKVERISGLDAGPSLDKSDGKKNKKDPIEAEGPQIGGKDNPNVACNQDDVDDLLSSLGF; this is translated from the coding sequence ATGTCTGAAATAGATTTCTCGCTTGGTTTAGATGGCCTTGAAGTGCTCTTGCAGGATAAAGCCCGTGAGCTGGTTTCTGTGTTAGATACCGGTGATGTTGCCGCAGGTCTTAATATCATCAGCGACTTGCAACAGGTTAAACACCGTGCTTTCTACAATGAAGTCGGTTATTTGACGCGGGGGTTGCATGAAGCCATAAAGTCTTTTTCTTCGGATGTCGCGATTAAGAATGACCCGAATGAAGAAGCTATTCAAGGCATGGCTGATGCTTCCGAGAGGTTGGCGTATGTAATTGAAGTAACAGAAAAAACCTCTCATGAAACCATGGATAGGGTCGATAAATCTCTAGCCTTAGTCGATAAAATGGACGAACAGAGTGAGCGCTTTAAAGATTTACTCTCTCTAGTCGGCCAGCTGGAAGCTGAATTTGAAGGACTAAGAGGGGTTTATGATAGAACGTGTCAGCTTAAGGAAGAGTCTGAGAAAACAGTTGCTGATATGCGGTCTGAGCTGACGGAGATATTAGTTGCACAGAGCTACCAAGATATTACTGGGCAGCTAATCCGAAGAGTTATCACACTCGTGACTCAAGTTGAATCCAGTTTAGTTCAACTAATGGATATGGCAGCTAAAGTGGAAAGGATCAGTGGGCTGGATGCCGGACCGTCACTAGATAAAAGTGATGGAAAGAAAAACAAGAAAGATCCGATTGAAGCAGAGGGACCGCAAATTGGTGGGAAAGATAACCCCAATGTGGCCTGTAATCAAGATGATGTTGACGATCTGCTATCAAGCCTAGGTTTTTGA